The proteins below are encoded in one region of Oreochromis niloticus isolate F11D_XX linkage group LG6, O_niloticus_UMD_NMBU, whole genome shotgun sequence:
- the LOC102076968 gene encoding protein FAM83B-like isoform X2, producing MDVFTDGDIFKELINAIQRGVVVYILLDDSHVKSFLKMAHNMEINIQELKNLRVRTVQGPEYQCRSGFKFHGGLEQKFILVDCQTVMYGTYSYTWTFEKINLSMVLVVTGQLVSTYDEEFRRLYARSTTSSVLLNGRPPVLYLKDTLALESPNSSQLSLNMIHRRSRVMHGMRSAQDNRFNNSGTMTRGLSVQDRLHQYDYTEMGNLVKGHSYGGELQKVNSMTRLRMGTKDIGVPGRSGSKPRGGGEALLPNRMSHHHLRHQTRYGADQNLIPFNSETSLHRWKIDSYLNENEMRPDASCDAISPVTSPYSSHTGLNDYQSQLIHSRSRDIKSRMEETRQKRFSLQDYSNFRQSQESLRSMYLNAETSKLMSSLRGLDVRQSITELEPVAQESCSQENRELKKRGNKREPLLTDGQRPASHHDVVSDGKTMQTYDCREPLSKTTSTADLDQKMSDAPLKLSHLQSSSVSIQHPRAMESLTEVPEEKDTHLDPALKVRHQICKDEELVPKNSVKSPEREIQDQAAGKHYRVAKSTGSGAPRQGKQSISNEAETSLEVFNPSTGPQQAVEDKGSHTEKGETQPEDVTLQRKHSMKMKVPTSDEKKISKKEEKSLQRRTSGVSQPLKAAHSLAPDAVHTTKSQSLSMSSLQSSLTSSSETEKNKSPLSRFSPLRLSKKKMALAAEQDSKGTLGDERETLYQRPKDKAYSRYEFLLSNENLRLDKSKKKANSYSSDKERISSLHRRESGRQVNQTQSSSDNKLERFMQRVGNLINKNK from the exons AACCTTCGTGTCCGGACGGTTCAGGGGCCAGAGTATCAGTGTCGCTCGGGGTTTAAGTTTCATGGAGGTTTGGAACAGAAGTTTATACTTGTGGACTGCCAGACAGTTATGTATGGAACATACAG ctacACATGGACTTTTGAGAAAATCAACCTGAGTATGGTCCTGGTTGTCACAGGCCAACTGGTTTCCACTTATGACGAAGAGTTCAGAAGACTCTATGCTCGCTCCACAACTTCTTCAGTCTTGCTTAATGGGCGGCCACCTGTTCTGTACCTCAAAGATACTTTGGCTCTGGAGAGCCCAAACTCCAGCCAGCTTTCTCTTAATATGATTCACAGGAGATCCAGGGTGATGCACGGCATGAGAAGTGCTCAGGACAACAGGTTCAACAATTCTGGCACAATGACCAGAGGCTTGAGTGTCCAGGATAGGCTCCATCAGTATGACTATACTGAAATGGGGAACCTAGTGAAAGGACACAGTTATGGGGGCGAGCTGCAAAAGGTAAACTCCATGACTCGGCTAAGGATGGGAACTAAAGACATTGGAGTCCCTGGGAGAAGTGGATCTAAACCGAGGGGAGGTGGGGAGGCGCTTCTACCAAACCGGATGTCACACCATCACCTCCGGCACCAGACACGTTACGGTGCAGACCAAAACCTGATACCATTCAACTCAGAAACATCACTCCACCGCTGGAAGATTGATTCTTATCTTAATGAGAATGAGATGCGTCCAGATGCGTCATGTGATGCGATCTCGCCTGTGACATCTCCATATAGCAGTCACACAGGCTTAAATGATTATCAGTCACAGCTCATTCACAGCAGGTCGAGAGATATTAAGTCCAGAATGGAAGAAACACGGCAAAAGAGGTTCAGTTTGCAGGACTATAGCAATTTCAGGCAAAGCCAAGAGTCTTTGAGGTCCATGTATCTGAATGCAGAAACATCCAAACTGATGTCTTCATTAAGAGGCCTGGATGTAAGGCAGAGTATCACAGAATTGGAGCCAGTGGCACAAGAAAGCTGCAGCCAGGAAAACAGGGAGCTCAAGAAGCGAGGTAACAAAAGAGAGCCATTGCTCACTGATGGACAGCGTCCTGCCTCTCACCATGATGTGGTTTCAGATGGAAAAACAATGCAGACATACGATTGCCGTGAGCCTCTATCCAAGACAACATCAACTGCTGATTTAGACCAGAAAATGAGTGATGCACCACTCAAGCTTTCTCATTTACAGTCCAGCAGTGTTAGCATTCAGCATCCGAGAGCAATGGAATCTTTGACTGAGGTCCCTGAAGAAAAAGACACTCACTTGGACCCAGCACTTAAAGTCAGACATCAGATTTGCAAAGATGAGGAGCTTGTTCCTAAGAACTCTGTAAAATCTCCAGAAAGAGAAATTCAGGATCAAGCCGCAGGAAAGCATTATAGGGTGGCCAAAAGCACAGGCTCAGGTGCTCCAAGGCAAGGAAAGCAATCCATTTCTAATGAAGCTGAAACTTCTCTGGAAGTCTTTAATCCATCTACAGGACCTCAGCAGGCAGTGGAGGATAAGGGCAGTCACACAGAAAAAGGGGAAACACAGCCAGAAGATGTAACGCTACAGAGAAAACATTCCATGAAAATGAAAGTGCCTACGTCAGATGAAAAGAAAATTtccaaaaaagaagagaagtCACTCCAAAGAAGGACCTCAGGAGTAAGCCAGCCACTGAAGGCAGCCCATTCCCTGGCACCTGATGCAGTGCACACAACAAAAAGCCAGTCACTGAGCATGTCCAGTTTGCAGAGCTCCCTTACTAGTTCATCAGAGACAGAAAAGAATAAATCTCCACTGTCAAGATTTTCTCCTCTGCGTTTGAGCAAAAAGAAGATGGCCCTTGCAGCAGAGCAAGACTCAAAGGGCACTCTGGGTGACGAAAGAGAGACTTTATATCAGAGACCAAAAGACAAAGCCTACAGTCGGTATGAGTTTTTGCTTAGCAACGAAAATCTACGTCTGGATAAGTCAAAGAAGAAGgcaaattcatattcatcagaCAAAGAGAGAATCTCTTCCCTGCATAGGCGCGAGTCTGGCCGTCAAGTGAATCAGACACAGAGCAGCTCTGATAACAAACTGGAGCGATTCATGCAGCGAGTTGGAAATCTAATAAACAAGAACAAGTAG